The Candidatus Polarisedimenticolaceae bacterium genome window below encodes:
- a CDS encoding carbonic anhydrase family protein: MRYVARFAVLLMPALAMAAEHHGKEAPHFTYEGAEGPEHWGDLDPSFQACKLGKLQSPIDIPASTLKPSALDPITFDYKPSPLKITDNGHTVMATYAPGSVIHVGPQTYELQQIHFHRPSEETIDGKPHAMVAHLVHKNKDGKLAVVAVLFDEGAANPAVHKIFSHIPSEKGKESLVFGETIDAKNLLPATKSYFTFMGSLTTPPCSEGVRWFVLGTSATVTHQQIETFAKHYPHNARPTQALGGREIKESQ; encoded by the coding sequence ATGAGATACGTCGCTCGATTCGCCGTCCTCCTGATGCCTGCGCTCGCCATGGCAGCCGAACACCACGGCAAAGAGGCTCCGCACTTCACCTACGAAGGCGCCGAGGGGCCCGAGCACTGGGGCGATCTCGACCCGTCGTTCCAGGCGTGCAAGCTTGGCAAGCTCCAGTCGCCGATCGACATCCCGGCGTCGACGCTCAAGCCCTCGGCGCTCGATCCGATCACGTTCGACTACAAGCCCTCACCGCTCAAGATCACCGACAACGGGCATACCGTGATGGCCACCTATGCGCCGGGAAGCGTCATCCACGTCGGGCCTCAGACTTACGAGCTGCAGCAGATCCACTTCCATCGCCCGAGCGAGGAGACGATCGACGGAAAACCACACGCGATGGTCGCCCACCTCGTCCACAAGAACAAAGACGGGAAGCTCGCGGTCGTCGCCGTGCTCTTCGACGAAGGGGCGGCGAACCCGGCGGTTCACAAGATCTTCTCGCACATCCCTTCGGAAAAAGGGAAAGAGAGCTTGGTGTTCGGGGAGACGATCGACGCGAAGAACCTCCTCCCCGCGACGAAGTCGTACTTCACGTTCATGGGCTCGCTGACCACGCCGCCCTGCTCCGAAGGCGTCCGGTGGTTCGTCCTCGGGACCTCGGCGACCGTCACGCATCAACAGATCGAGACGTTCGCGAAGCATTACCCGCACAACGCGCGTCCGACGCAGGCGCTCGGCGGCCGTGAGATCAAGGAGAGCCAGTAG
- a CDS encoding TIGR03067 domain-containing protein — MKKQLPSRPDLDHLRRQAKSLLSALATGDDGAAKTLIEHLPAAKEQTIAQVGNAGYRLADAQSAVARKSGFASWPALARHVTQLRGLEGTWEFTSLEIEGTKMPRAVLASSRLIIDGDLFRTESPEAIYEGVFNIDVEADPPRIDIEFVQGPEAGNWSYGIYELGGDALTICLGLTGASRPTKFVTTPGSKHALETLTRRRAGSTTPSPVAFEPSSADDLTPMSGTWKAVSVIIDGMALPKSVLATGWREVEGNRTRVAFGGAPILDAPTRVSGSNPWEVDYLQGGRIQRALVRIVDGDLESCMAPADAPRPTRFDGAKGTGWTLSRWRK, encoded by the coding sequence ATGAAGAAGCAGCTTCCGTCCCGGCCCGACCTCGACCACCTTCGCCGCCAGGCCAAATCCCTTCTCTCGGCGCTCGCGACCGGCGACGACGGCGCCGCCAAGACGCTGATCGAGCACCTCCCCGCCGCGAAGGAGCAGACGATCGCCCAGGTCGGGAACGCCGGCTACCGCCTGGCCGACGCGCAGAGCGCCGTCGCGCGGAAGTCGGGGTTCGCGAGCTGGCCCGCGCTCGCACGCCACGTCACGCAGCTCCGCGGCCTCGAGGGCACGTGGGAGTTCACGAGCCTCGAGATCGAGGGGACCAAGATGCCGCGCGCCGTGCTCGCCTCCTCGCGGCTCATCATCGACGGCGACCTCTTCCGGACCGAGTCCCCCGAGGCGATCTACGAGGGCGTCTTCAACATCGACGTCGAGGCCGATCCGCCCCGCATCGACATCGAGTTCGTGCAAGGTCCCGAGGCGGGCAACTGGTCGTATGGAATCTACGAGCTCGGCGGTGACGCGCTCACGATCTGTCTGGGGCTCACCGGCGCCTCTCGTCCCACGAAGTTCGTCACGACTCCCGGCTCGAAGCACGCGCTCGAGACGCTGACGCGTCGGCGGGCGGGCTCGACCACGCCGTCCCCCGTCGCCTTCGAGCCCAGCTCGGCCGACGATCTCACCCCGATGAGCGGCACGTGGAAGGCCGTCTCGGTCATCATCGACGGGATGGCGCTCCCGAAGAGCGTGCTCGCCACGGGATGGCGCGAGGTCGAGGGCAACCGCACGCGCGTCGCCTTTGGCGGAGCGCCGATCCTCGATGCCCCGACGCGCGTCTCCGGGTCGAACCCCTGGGAGGTCGATTACCTCCAGGGCGGGCGGATCCAGCGCGCGCTCGTGCGCATCGTCGACGGGGATCTCGAGTCCTGCATGGCGCCGGCGGACGCGCCGAGGCCGACGCGCTTCGACGGTGCGAAGGGGACGGGCTGGACGCTCAGCCGCTGGCGGAAGTGA
- a CDS encoding MarR family winged helix-turn-helix transcriptional regulator, whose amino-acid sequence MELTMPSREKKKEIKASEMLIGALLRVPAQAIHRRIIAELNAAGFDDLRLAHMAVLQFPGPHGARPGAIAERAGMSKQAMNQLLGSLESLGYLSRGDDPDEARARVVRFTRRGHAANAKLHEVLRDIERAWRAELGAKDFERLKEILARVWEGPLTR is encoded by the coding sequence ATGGAATTGACCATGCCGTCAAGGGAAAAGAAGAAGGAAATCAAGGCGTCGGAGATGCTCATCGGGGCCCTCCTCCGGGTGCCGGCCCAGGCGATCCACCGGCGGATCATCGCCGAGCTGAACGCCGCCGGCTTCGACGATCTTCGCCTCGCCCACATGGCGGTCCTCCAGTTCCCGGGGCCCCACGGCGCCCGGCCGGGGGCGATCGCCGAGCGCGCCGGCATGAGCAAGCAGGCGATGAACCAGCTCCTCGGAAGCCTCGAGAGCCTCGGCTATCTCAGCCGCGGAGACGACCCCGACGAGGCCCGCGCGCGCGTCGTCCGCTTCACGAGGCGCGGCCATGCGGCGAACGCGAAGCTCCACGAGGTTCTGCGCGACATCGAACGCGCGTGGCGCGCGGAGCTCGGGGCGAAGGATTTCGAGCGCCTGAAGGAGATCCTCGCGCGTGTGTGGGAGGGCCCGTTGACGCGCTAG
- a CDS encoding cupin domain-containing protein yields MPEQTMTDETIHLGPLTVRFLVTGADSNGSLAAFELTVPGSEKLMAPAHSHDAFEESIYGLEGTLTWTVDGTQVPVGPGQALCIPRGAVHRFDNTAGKDARALCILTPAAIGPDYFREAAEVLNAAAGGPPDRAKMIEIMRRHGITPA; encoded by the coding sequence ATGCCAGAGCAAACCATGACCGACGAGACGATCCACCTGGGGCCGCTCACCGTCCGCTTCCTCGTGACCGGTGCCGACTCGAACGGCAGCCTGGCCGCGTTCGAGCTCACCGTTCCGGGCAGCGAGAAGCTGATGGCGCCCGCGCACAGCCACGACGCCTTCGAGGAGTCGATCTACGGCCTCGAGGGCACGCTCACGTGGACGGTCGACGGAACTCAGGTTCCGGTCGGGCCGGGCCAAGCGCTCTGCATCCCGCGCGGCGCCGTCCACCGCTTCGACAACACCGCCGGGAAGGACGCCAGGGCGCTCTGCATCCTCACCCCCGCCGCGATCGGGCCCGACTATTTCCGCGAAGCCGCCGAGGTCCTCAATGCCGCCGCCGGCGGACCGCCCGACCGGGCGAAGATGATCGAGATCATGCGCCGCCACGGCATCACGCCGGCCTGA
- a CDS encoding cupin domain-containing protein, protein MYHMVNPSERPAGALAAVAFEGERYGAGVSYFRGELPPGKGPGLHRHPYPETCIVLAGRAEMVVDGERLVASAGDTVVIATGTPHAFVAIGDEPLAMVAVHASDRIVIEWLSEQH, encoded by the coding sequence ATGTATCACATGGTGAATCCGAGCGAACGGCCGGCCGGCGCTCTCGCCGCGGTCGCCTTCGAAGGCGAGCGCTACGGCGCGGGCGTGTCCTACTTCCGTGGCGAGCTACCGCCGGGGAAAGGGCCGGGGCTTCACCGGCACCCCTACCCCGAGACCTGCATCGTTCTCGCGGGGCGGGCGGAGATGGTGGTCGACGGTGAGAGGCTCGTCGCGTCCGCCGGCGATACGGTCGTCATCGCGACGGGGACGCCTCACGCGTTCGTCGCGATCGGGGACGAGCCGCTGGCGATGGTCGCCGTCCATGCGTCCGATCGCATCGTCATCGAGTGGCTGAGCGAGCAGCACTAG
- a CDS encoding thrombospondin type 3 repeat-containing protein, which produces MRSSRVSTFSWLLTVLLALGLSAGKAAATPGTCESLPGGPIELESTGGLIGPAGYATLGAAFADINNGSYTGTITIDICGDSTEAGSAVLNASGSGSASYTGVTISPAGGAARTISGNVAGALVDLNGADNVVIDGLNSGGNALTIENSSTATASTIRFIADASANTVQNCTVKGANTGTASGTIVVSTGTSTGNLNETIAGNTITSSGGNLPVNAIYSSGSAFNTGTAITNNNIQDYFSATANSNGIFIAASSASWTISGNRFFQTATRTPTAAVTMRAINIVTSTGGGYSISNNTVGYATSAGTGTTTYGGAVASLFRGIELTVGAAPVSQIQGNTVTAISFTTTSASATSPGIFAGISVLGGAVNIGATTPNVVGSSSLTGAITVTSNATTNNGLVDGIYATSTNLSIQNNAVGGITVSNPTVTVALALHGIETAGSNPTISGNTIGSTTTANSIQLGVAGTTTAATTFNGILSTAAGTTITITNNTVRNCSNNGSGASIFQGIANAGGTGTINITGNSIIANTTRGTSTSDGIISGVAAATVNITNNTVREMTLTAASGAFRGIEQSAGVTTAINLDDNKLGDATGGFVSYTAATSGALTGILNSGGAAAGPALSIQRNDFRGISYAVASSNSNDYINASAGTFTTETIKDNTFTSLSVNTTGQTTLIRVGASLVGNSTGIQTITNNSIAGTFTRLGASGNMFGLAVTIAIAPNGQTASNSNNNFSNVTLAGASNGTCLSNLDGPLKTIQNNTCSNWGGGTTGSLTGITVNGGKAPVITSNTITNFTSAGTITGILVNGDTGNNPIGSVTSNTVSGLTSTNPGATGLRGIHLATPSNLGQALTMSVTSNNVSNLSAASATAAANVIGISVGDSNPQQVATTATVNGNTVKTLSADFAGSNVTGVNVTGGVSNGTFFDNKIYDLQLSAASGTVAGVSSAGNIVSVYNNLVGDLRAPAATSGSTPTIRGLASTDGTTSAFSFNSVYLAGTSSGSPFSTAAVFATNGFGTPTLALRNNVLVNASTPQGTGMATGLWRNFLPLASYDAASNNNDFLASTVYFDGTTAYPTMGAFWSAVSPRDAASFSENPPFVSTLGSDPGFLHITPGSNTQLESGGVTVAGITDDFDGDVRGGTPDVGADEFAGTNVDLTAPAVAYTFLGREALPPVTSRSFTATATDRTGVETAVGLRPRVYYKKSTDPNDATGWKYTEAAGTGGSPFTFTIDYSLLNAGGVSAGDVIQYFVVAQDTVATPNVGIYQGTFAAQPSSVALTSAAFPIGGTINNYVVPMSLTGTQSVCPTGCTYTSLTNAGGAFATINANVVTGNYVVEIQGDSTAETGANALGEWVEDPPASNYTVTFRPGGGAARTVSGSIAGALIRLNGADRVTFDGLNSGGNSLTVSNTSTANLSSTITLTSLGTGAGATNDAIKNLTIVGGATTVGVYGINLSGATVSGPVLNSVGADNDNVTIQGNLISRVYQGIYVNGATALPATVDGLVISNNTIGPLTSGADNTGLNGIFVQGVAGVTISGNVVRNLTATNTGAGGIYLNNVVTGGSVANNTITNVTSSAAAGGTNSIVGIFVGANTTGVTVSGNRIQTVVNNNPTVTGNSGARGITVNGSASANLTIANNTVSDIYCNQNTSNQSWPFGISLDAGNTYKVYSNSINLFGSHPGLNSPSTGASAALFIASSSVTSLDIRDNVLSNTYDNSLSGANDQSFAIYSLGANTAFTSIDFNDYYVGGLGTPLVGHLGSAGATNDKLDLTAWKTATGKDVSSLAANPQFVSSTDLHINVSGGATPVENVGTPIAAVTNDVDGDLRNATTPDIGADEVRCHVAIAAESCDDGSICSTDSCNPHDGSCSYVAANSGAVCRAAGGACDVAETCDGTNTACPADTFVPANVVCRPSAGDCDVAEVCTGASAACPADAVAPNTTVCRPSAGACDVAETCTGSSSTCPTDSFAPATTVCRPSAGDCDAAESCTGASAACPADAFAPATTVCRPSAGPCDAVESCTGGSATCPPDSFEPATTVCRAAAGDCDQAESCTGTSVDCPADAFLPSSTVCRAAAGDCDVAESCTGDSATCPADAFAPSTTACTGTSNGGPCDGADHCAGDSNTCLDAFQPSTVQCRPSSAACDPAEFCSGSNGSCPADVVNGSQPVGDTVLVSQGLSGTAITWSAETEPGPFNVYRGSLTTGSAWSYNQVCFAYLDPATTVTDTAVPAPGMVFYYLVTRDEGTCTESSLGQESNGSQRPNDAYCPQPAPDDDADGVPNVADNCPTIYNPSQSDIDQDGHGDDCDNCPSVSNPSQSDLDHDGIGDACDSDLDNDGVPNAVDNCPTVPNADQADLDGDQVGDSCDNCPNVSNPDQADTDHNGIGDACQGS; this is translated from the coding sequence ATGCGATCGTCTCGCGTCTCGACTTTCAGTTGGCTTCTTACCGTCCTCCTCGCGCTCGGTCTGTCGGCGGGGAAAGCGGCGGCGACCCCAGGGACCTGTGAGTCCCTGCCCGGTGGCCCCATCGAGCTCGAATCCACCGGCGGCCTCATCGGCCCCGCGGGATACGCCACGCTCGGTGCCGCGTTCGCGGACATCAACAACGGGAGCTACACCGGGACGATCACGATCGACATCTGCGGCGACTCGACCGAGGCCGGCAGCGCGGTCTTGAACGCCAGCGGCTCCGGGAGCGCGTCCTACACGGGGGTCACGATCTCCCCCGCGGGCGGTGCGGCGCGCACGATCTCGGGGAACGTGGCCGGGGCGCTCGTCGACTTGAACGGCGCCGACAACGTCGTGATCGACGGCCTGAACAGCGGCGGGAACGCGCTGACGATCGAGAACTCGAGCACGGCGACCGCGTCGACGATCCGCTTCATCGCGGACGCGTCCGCGAACACGGTGCAGAACTGCACGGTCAAGGGCGCGAACACGGGGACGGCCTCCGGGACGATCGTCGTCTCCACCGGGACGTCGACCGGGAACTTGAACGAGACGATCGCGGGGAACACGATCACGTCGTCGGGAGGCAATCTCCCGGTCAACGCGATCTACTCGTCCGGGTCGGCCTTCAACACCGGGACCGCGATCACGAACAACAACATCCAGGACTACTTCAGCGCGACGGCCAACTCGAACGGGATCTTCATCGCGGCGAGCAGCGCCTCGTGGACGATCAGCGGGAACCGGTTCTTCCAGACCGCAACCCGCACCCCGACCGCGGCGGTCACGATGCGCGCGATCAACATCGTCACCTCGACCGGCGGCGGCTACAGCATCTCGAACAACACGGTCGGCTACGCGACCTCCGCCGGCACGGGGACGACGACGTACGGCGGCGCCGTTGCGAGCCTCTTCCGCGGCATCGAGCTGACGGTGGGAGCCGCCCCCGTCTCCCAGATCCAGGGGAACACGGTCACCGCGATCTCCTTCACCACGACCAGCGCCTCCGCGACGTCTCCCGGAATCTTCGCGGGGATCAGCGTCCTCGGCGGCGCGGTGAACATCGGGGCGACCACCCCCAACGTCGTGGGGTCTTCGTCGTTGACGGGTGCGATCACGGTCACGTCGAACGCCACCACGAACAACGGGCTGGTCGACGGGATCTACGCGACGTCGACCAACTTGAGCATCCAGAACAACGCTGTCGGAGGCATCACGGTCAGCAACCCGACCGTCACGGTCGCTCTGGCGCTCCACGGGATCGAGACGGCCGGCTCCAACCCCACGATCAGCGGTAACACGATTGGCAGCACGACGACCGCGAATTCCATCCAGCTCGGTGTCGCCGGGACGACGACCGCGGCCACGACGTTCAACGGGATCCTGAGCACGGCGGCGGGCACGACGATCACCATCACCAACAACACGGTTCGGAACTGCTCGAACAACGGCTCGGGCGCGTCCATCTTCCAGGGGATCGCCAACGCCGGCGGCACCGGCACGATCAACATCACGGGCAACAGCATCATCGCGAATACGACTCGTGGCACGTCCACGAGCGACGGGATCATCTCGGGCGTCGCGGCGGCCACCGTCAACATCACGAACAACACGGTTCGCGAGATGACCCTGACGGCCGCCTCCGGCGCGTTCCGCGGGATCGAACAGAGCGCCGGCGTGACCACAGCGATCAACCTCGACGACAACAAGCTCGGCGACGCGACCGGCGGCTTCGTGTCGTACACGGCGGCGACGAGCGGCGCTCTCACCGGCATCCTCAACAGCGGGGGCGCGGCCGCGGGGCCGGCGCTTTCAATCCAGCGCAACGACTTCCGTGGGATCAGCTACGCCGTCGCCTCGTCGAACTCGAACGACTACATCAATGCCTCGGCCGGCACGTTCACCACGGAGACGATCAAGGACAACACGTTCACGAGCCTGTCGGTGAACACCACGGGACAGACCACGCTCATCCGGGTCGGGGCTTCGCTCGTCGGGAACTCGACCGGCATTCAGACGATCACGAACAACTCGATCGCCGGGACCTTCACCAGGCTCGGCGCGTCCGGCAACATGTTCGGTTTGGCGGTGACCATCGCCATCGCGCCGAACGGCCAGACGGCGAGCAACAGTAACAACAACTTCTCGAACGTCACGCTCGCCGGGGCGAGCAACGGCACGTGTCTGAGCAACCTCGACGGCCCGCTCAAGACGATTCAGAACAACACGTGCAGCAATTGGGGCGGCGGCACCACGGGATCCCTTACCGGCATCACCGTGAACGGCGGTAAGGCGCCGGTGATCACGTCCAACACGATCACCAATTTTACGAGCGCGGGCACCATCACGGGAATCCTGGTGAATGGAGACACGGGAAACAACCCGATCGGTTCCGTGACGTCGAACACGGTGAGCGGCCTCACCTCGACGAACCCCGGTGCCACCGGGTTGAGGGGGATCCATCTCGCGACACCCTCGAACCTCGGCCAAGCGCTCACGATGAGCGTGACCTCGAACAACGTCAGCAATCTGAGCGCCGCGTCCGCCACCGCTGCCGCGAACGTCATCGGCATCAGCGTCGGGGACTCGAACCCTCAGCAGGTGGCGACGACGGCGACCGTCAACGGAAACACCGTCAAGACGCTCTCGGCGGACTTCGCGGGGTCGAACGTCACGGGTGTGAACGTCACGGGCGGCGTGTCCAACGGAACGTTCTTCGACAACAAGATCTACGACCTGCAGCTTTCCGCGGCGTCGGGCACGGTCGCGGGGGTCAGCTCGGCTGGAAACATCGTCAGCGTCTACAACAACCTGGTCGGCGATCTGCGCGCGCCGGCTGCGACGTCGGGCTCCACGCCCACGATCCGAGGGCTCGCCTCCACCGACGGCACGACGTCGGCTTTCAGCTTCAACTCGGTGTACCTCGCGGGCACGAGCTCGGGCTCGCCGTTCTCGACGGCCGCCGTGTTCGCGACGAACGGGTTCGGGACGCCGACCCTGGCGCTTCGCAACAACGTTCTCGTCAACGCGTCCACGCCCCAAGGCACCGGGATGGCCACGGGCCTCTGGCGGAACTTTCTGCCGCTTGCCTCTTACGACGCCGCTTCGAACAACAACGACTTCCTCGCCTCGACGGTTTACTTCGACGGCACGACGGCCTACCCGACGATGGGCGCCTTCTGGTCGGCGGTCTCACCCCGTGACGCCGCGTCCTTCTCGGAGAACCCGCCGTTCGTGAGCACGCTCGGCTCCGATCCGGGCTTCCTGCACATCACGCCCGGCTCGAACACGCAGCTCGAGAGCGGCGGCGTCACCGTCGCAGGGATCACCGACGACTTCGACGGCGACGTCCGCGGCGGCACGCCCGACGTGGGCGCCGACGAGTTCGCCGGGACGAACGTCGATCTGACGGCACCCGCCGTCGCCTACACGTTCCTCGGCCGGGAGGCGCTGCCGCCGGTCACGTCGCGATCCTTCACCGCGACCGCGACCGATCGGACCGGCGTCGAGACCGCCGTCGGCCTCCGTCCGCGCGTCTACTACAAGAAGTCGACCGACCCGAACGACGCGACCGGATGGAAGTACACGGAAGCGGCCGGGACGGGAGGCTCGCCCTTTACGTTCACGATCGACTACTCGCTGCTCAACGCGGGCGGCGTGAGCGCGGGCGACGTCATCCAGTACTTCGTCGTCGCCCAGGACACGGTGGCGACGCCGAACGTCGGCATCTACCAGGGCACCTTCGCGGCACAGCCTTCGAGCGTTGCGCTGACGTCGGCGGCGTTCCCGATCGGCGGGACGATCAACAACTACGTGGTCCCGATGTCGCTGACCGGCACGCAGTCCGTGTGCCCGACCGGCTGCACCTACACGTCGCTGACCAACGCGGGCGGCGCGTTCGCGACGATCAACGCGAACGTCGTCACCGGGAACTACGTCGTCGAGATCCAAGGCGATTCCACGGCCGAGACGGGCGCCAACGCCCTCGGCGAGTGGGTCGAGGATCCCCCCGCCAGCAACTACACCGTCACGTTCCGGCCCGGCGGCGGCGCGGCCCGCACCGTCTCGGGCTCCATCGCCGGGGCGCTCATCCGGCTGAACGGTGCTGACCGCGTCACCTTCGACGGGCTGAACTCGGGCGGCAACAGCCTGACGGTCAGCAACACGAGCACCGCGAACCTTTCGTCCACGATCACACTGACGTCTCTCGGGACGGGTGCGGGTGCGACGAACGATGCGATCAAGAACCTGACGATCGTCGGCGGCGCCACCACCGTCGGGGTCTACGGGATCAACCTCTCCGGGGCCACCGTTTCCGGGCCAGTGCTCAACTCGGTGGGCGCGGACAACGACAACGTCACGATCCAGGGGAACCTCATCAGCCGGGTCTACCAGGGGATCTACGTGAACGGCGCGACCGCCCTCCCGGCGACGGTCGACGGCCTCGTGATCTCGAACAACACGATCGGCCCCTTGACCTCGGGGGCCGACAATACCGGGCTGAACGGGATCTTCGTCCAGGGCGTGGCCGGCGTGACGATCTCCGGCAACGTGGTGCGCAATCTCACCGCGACGAACACGGGTGCGGGCGGGATCTACCTGAACAATGTCGTCACCGGCGGCTCGGTCGCCAACAATACGATCACCAACGTGACCTCAAGCGCCGCCGCGGGCGGCACCAACTCGATCGTCGGCATCTTCGTCGGAGCCAACACGACCGGCGTCACCGTGTCGGGGAACCGGATCCAGACGGTGGTCAACAACAACCCCACCGTGACGGGGAACAGCGGGGCTCGCGGCATCACCGTGAACGGATCCGCCTCGGCGAACCTCACGATCGCCAACAACACGGTGAGCGACATCTACTGCAACCAGAACACCTCCAACCAGAGCTGGCCCTTCGGGATCAGCTTGGACGCCGGGAACACTTACAAGGTCTACTCGAACTCGATCAACCTCTTCGGGTCGCACCCCGGCCTCAATTCCCCCTCCACCGGCGCCTCCGCCGCGCTGTTCATCGCCAGCTCCTCGGTCACCTCTCTCGACATCCGTGACAACGTCCTGTCGAACACGTACGACAACTCGCTCTCGGGGGCGAACGACCAGAGCTTTGCGATCTACTCGCTGGGGGCGAACACCGCGTTCACGAGCATCGACTTCAACGACTACTACGTGGGAGGTCTCGGGACGCCGCTCGTCGGCCACCTCGGGTCCGCCGGTGCCACGAACGACAAGCTCGACCTCACGGCGTGGAAGACGGCGACCGGCAAGGACGTGAGCTCGCTCGCGGCCAACCCGCAGTTCGTCTCCTCGACCGACCTGCACATCAACGTCTCGGGCGGCGCCACGCCGGTCGAGAACGTCGGCACCCCGATCGCGGCGGTCACGAACGACGTCGACGGCGATCTCCGCAACGCGACGACGCCGGACATCGGCGCCGACGAAGTGCGCTGCCACGTCGCGATCGCGGCGGAGTCGTGCGACGACGGCAGCATCTGCTCGACCGATTCGTGCAACCCGCACGACGGCTCGTGCAGCTACGTCGCCGCGAACTCGGGCGCCGTCTGCCGCGCCGCGGGCGGTGCCTGTGATGTCGCCGAGACCTGCGACGGCACGAACACCGCATGCCCCGCGGACACGTTCGTTCCGGCCAACGTCGTCTGCCGCCCCTCGGCGGGCGATTGCGACGTCGCCGAGGTCTGCACCGGAGCGAGCGCGGCGTGCCCCGCCGATGCGGTCGCCCCGAACACGACGGTCTGCCGTCCCTCGGCAGGAGCCTGTGACGTCGCCGAGACCTGCACCGGGTCGAGCAGCACCTGCCCGACCGATTCCTTCGCACCGGCGACGACCGTCTGCCGTCCGTCCGCGGGCGACTGCGATGCCGCGGAGAGCTGCACCGGAGCGAGCGCCGCATGCCCGGCCGACGCCTTCGCGCCGGCGACCACCGTCTGCCGGCCCTCGGCGGGACCGTGCGACGCGGTGGAGAGCTGCACCGGCGGGAGTGCCACGTGCCCGCCCGATTCCTTCGAGCCTGCGACCACGGTCTGCCGCGCCGCGGCAGGCGACTGCGACCAGGCCGAGAGCTGCACCGGCACCTCGGTCGATTGCCCGGCCGATGCCTTCCTCCCGTCGTCGACCGTCTGCCGCGCCGCAGCGGGCGACTGCGACGTGGCCGAATCGTGCACCGGCGACAGCGCCACGTGCCCAGCGGACGCCTTCGCACCGTCGACGACCGCCTGCACCGGCACCTCGAACGGCGGCCCGTGCGACGGCGCCGACCACTGCGCCGGCGACAGCAACACCTGTCTCGACGCCTTCCAGCCGTCGACCGTCCAGTGCCGTCCGTCCTCGGCGGCCTGCGACCCGGCGGAGTTCTGCTCCGGATCGAACGGGAGCTGCCCGGCCGACGTCGTCAACGGCAGCCAGCCGGTCGGCGACACGGTGCTCGTCTCGCAGGGCTTGAGCGGAACGGCGATCACGTGGTCGGCGGAGACCGAGCCCGGTCCGTTCAACGTTTACCGCGGATCGCTGACGACCGGCAGCGCCTGGAGCTACAACCAGGTCTGCTTCGCGTACCTCGATCCGGCGACGACCGTGACCGACACGGCCGTCCCGGCGCCGGGCATGGTCTTCTACTACCTCGTCACCCGCGACGAGGGCACGTGCACGGAGTCGAGCCTCGGACAGGAGAGCAACGGGTCGCAGCGTCCCAACGACGCCTACTGCCCGCAGCCGGCTCCGGACGACGACGCCGACGGCGTGCCGAACGTCGCCGACAACTGCCCGACGATCTACAACCCGTCGCAGTCCGACATCGACCAGGACGGCCACGGCGACGACTGCGACAACTGCCCGAGCGTCTCGAACCCGAGCCAGTCCGACCTCGACCACGACGGGATCGGCGATGCCTGCGACAGCGATCTCGACAACGACGGCGTTCCGAACGCGGTGGACAACTGCCCGACCGTGCCGAACGCGGATCAAGCGGATCTCGACGGCGATCAGGTCGGCGATTCCTGCGACAACTGTCCCAACGTCTCGAATCCGGACCAGGCGGACACCGACCACAACGGCATCGGAGATGCCTGCCAGGGCTCCTAG